The nucleotide sequence TCAGCGCCACCCCCTTGGCCCGGCCGGTCGACCCGGAGGTATAGATGATGTAGGCGAGATGATGCCCCTCCAATTTCACCCCGGGATTCCCCTCCGCCTGGTCCGCCCACGCCGGTGCCGGATCGTCGAGCGTCCATATCGCTCGATCAGCCGACTCGGGTAGCGACGCCCGCAAATGCCCCTGCGTGAGCACGACCGTCGGGGCGGTGTCGGCCAACACAAACTCCAGACGCTCCCGCGGAAAATCCGCATCGAGCGGCACATACACGCCTCCCGCTTTCAAGATGCCGAGTTGTCCCACCACCATCTCGATCGAGCGCTCCACGCAAATCGCCACCGTCGTGTCCGGCTGCACGCCGTGCGCAATCAGGTGATGCGCCAGTCGATTCGCCCGTCGATTGAGTTCGCCGTAAGACACCTCGCGTCCGTCGCAAACCACCGCCACCGCATCGGGCCAAGCCCGCACGCAGGCCTCAAAAGCCTCCGGAATCGTGGCAAACGGCAGCGGCACCTGACGGACGATCCAAGAAAGATCGATCGCATGATCTGGGTGCCGTGGGTTGTCGGCAACGGAGCTGGGATGGGAACGGGGCAAAGCGGGGTGCGGCGGAGTCCTTCACCGAATCCGGAGGCAGTCGCAATCCTAAGTGCGTGTTTTCAAGCAGTTTGGGGCCATCCGCCCCCAAATCTCCCTCTCGTCGCGCGCATTCGCCACCCCTTGGCATTACGCACTTTCACCACGCCTCCCCCACACCATGCTCGTGAGCACGGCGATATCGTTGCGAAATTTAATCCAATTTTGTCCCAAAACAGGATTAGACTGCCGCATGGACCTCGCCCTCTCCACTCCGGCACTCCTGTTTCCGGCGATCAGCCTGCTGTTTCTCGCCTACACGAATCGGTTCCTGCACCTCGCGGCGCTGATCCGCAAGCTACACTCCGATCACCTCGCGGGCAACGATCCCTGTGCCAAAGAGCAGATTCTCAATTTGCATCGCCGGCTCAGCCTCATCCGCTGGATGCAGATCTGGGGTGTGGCCAGCCTGCTGGGATGCACCCTCGCCATGGTGTGCCTGTTTTTTGGCTGGGGCTCGACCGGCTCGATGGTTTTCGTGGCGAGTGTGCTCGCGATGACCGTCTCCCTCGCGTTGTCCCTGCGGGAGATTTTTATCTCCGGTGGCGCCTTGGCCATTCTGCTCGCCCAACTGGAAAACTCCCCTCGGGCCAAATCCTGAAATCCAAGATGCGCTTGCGTTCCACGCCATTTGACCCCGAGCAATTCGCCGTTTGGCGCGAGCACAGTATTGCGGCGTTTGCTGCCGACAAGATCGCCGCCGGCACTTGGTCAGCTGATCAAGCGCCCGCCCTGGCCGTCGCATCTTTCGATGAATCACTCCCCCAAGGATCGGATACAACCGGTCACGCGATCCGCCGCGTAATCAACGACGCAACTGAAGAACTGATCGGTTGGTTCTGGGTCGGTCCCGCCACCCACAGCGCGCCGGGAACCGCTTGGTTGTTCGATATCGAAATCGTGCCGGAGCATCGCGGCCAGGGCCACGGTCGAGCTGTGCTCAAATTGGCCGAAGACGAAGCGCGGACGCTGGGTTTCAGCACGCTCGGCCTCCATGTGTTTGCGCACAACCCCGTGGCGCGCCATCTCTATGAGGCCTGTGATTTCCAACTCACCGACCTGAACTACGCCAAAAAACTGTAAGGTTCGACCATGTCCCGCGATCCCCGTATCGACACCTACATCGCCCACGCGCAGCCGTTCGCCCAGCCCATTCTGAAGCACCTGCGTGAACTGGTGCATCAAGCCGTCCCCGAGGTGGTGGAAACCATCAAATGGGGAGCCCCGGCCTACACGCTGAAAGGCAAGCAGGTATGCCTGACCGCCAGTTTCAAAGCCCATTGCGCTTTGTCCTTCTGGGCCAAAGCCATGGAGGAGGTGCTCGCGGCCGACGGCATCGGGCCACAGGAGGGTATGGGCAACCTCGGCAAGATCACCGACCTGACCGACCTTCCCGCCCGAACCAAACTCATCCGTTACCTGCAAACGGCCGCGCGACTGGCCACCGCCGCTCCCGCCGGTCGACCCACCGCGAAAACTCGCAAGCCCACGCTCGCCACGCCGCCGGAGCTCGCCTCCGCTCTCCAACAACCGTCCCACGCCGCGGCCGCCCACACGTGGACCGCCTTCACTCCCGCCAAACGCCGTGAATACATCGAGTGGATCACGACCGCCAAGCAGGACGCCACCCGCGCCCGCCGCCTCGCGACCACCCTCCAGTGGCTGGCCGAAGGCAAGACTCGCCACTGGAAATACCAGAACTGCTAAAAAGCCTCGCTCGAAAACTCACGCTCCCCACGCCACCGACCCAGCATGCTGCGGCCGCGACGATGAACGGCTCACGCCATCACTAAAGTCAAATGGCAGGAATCGAACGCCGAGACCTAAAGATCTGTGACCGGGGGCCGATATAGTGAGATGACCCCCGTCGCGGCACCCCGACTCCGGATCCCACCCCCTACGTGATACCCTCCTTCCTGCATCGAACGGCCACCGCTTGGATAATTCTGGGACTGTCTCTCGTGGCGACGTTCATCGGCTGGCGGTTTTCCGTGGAATACACCGAACAAGTGGCGCAGGAGCGTTTCACGTTCGCCACCGACGAGGCCGAGCTCCTGATCGAGGAGCGCATGCTGGAGTATGAGCAAGCGTTGCGCGGTGGCGTGGGCCTGTTCGGTGCCTCCTCCCCCATCTCCCGCGATGACTGGCGGCACTACGTCGAAACATTGCGAATCCAACGCTACTTTCCCGGCATCCAGGGCATGGGCTTTGCGCGGCTGATTCCGCCCGAAGCGTTGGCCGATTTTGAAGCCGATATTCGTCGACAGGGTTTCCCTGATTTCAAGGTGACTCCGGCGGGACCCCGCGACATCTACACGGCGATCGAATTTCTGGAGCCCTTCGATGCGCGCAATCAACGCGCCTTTGGCTACGACATGTTTTCGCATCCGGTTCGCCGCGCCGCCATGGCACGATCCCGCGACACCGGTGAAGCGGCCATGTCGGGCCGGGTCGTGTTGCTGCAGGAAACCGACACGGACATCCAGCCCGGCGTCTTGACCTACCTGCCGGTCTATCGCCGGGATCACCCCACGAGCACGATCGCGGAACGGCGGGAGGCCCTGGTGGGCTACGTCTACGCCCCGTTTCGCATGCGGGACCTCATGTCCGGCATCCTCGAGCACACCCGGCGCGAGGTGGACGTGCAGGTCTATGACGGCCCGACCGTGAATCCCGCCACATTCCTGCACCAGACTTTCACTCCCGACGCGGTGGCCGGGGCCCCGGGCGAACCTCGTTTCACGGAGACCCGACAGATGACGATCTCGGGCCAACTCTGGACCATCGTCTACACCACCAACGAGAATTTCGATCAAGCGACCGTAAACTACTTGTCCAACTTCGTCGTCGGCACGGGCATCGCCATCGACCTGCTCCTGTTCACCATCATTGCGGCTCTCGGTGCCCGCTATCGGTCGGAGCATGTGGCCGCCACCACCTCGGCTGCCAAGGCTCAACAATACGCCTACCGCCACGCGGCGATATTGAAAAGCGCGGGCTCCGTGATCGTCGCCGCGAACGCGGAGGGTGTCATCGTCGAGTTCAATCCGGCGGCGGAAAAAATGCTGGGCTACACCGCGGCCGAAATGATTGACCGCGAAACCCCCGCCGTCTTTCACGACCCCGACGAGATCGCCCAACGCGCCGGGCAGTTCAGCAAAGAGTTGGGGCGACCACTCGAACCCGGTTTTGAGGTGTTCGTCGCCAAGTCGGATCTCAACCTGCCCAACACCCATGAGTGGACCTACATCAGCAAAGACGGGAACCGCATCCCGGTCCTGCTGACCGTTACCGCGCTGCGCGACAGCAACGATGCCATCACCGGTTACTTGGGCGTCGCGCATGACATCTCCGTGCAAGCGCAAGCCCAGCGCCGACTCGCCAACACTCTGGCCGAGGTCAAGTCCCTCACCGCGGCGCTCAACGAACATTCCGTCATCGCCGTCACCGATCTCAACGGGTTCATCCGCGAGGCCAACGACAAGTTTTGCGACATCTACGGCTACGCCCCCGAGGAGTTCATCGGCCAGGACTACGGCATGCTGAAATCCGGGGTCCATGATGGGGCATTTTTCGCCCAGATGTGGGGCGTCATTTCGTCCGGTCGACCTTGGCACGGCGAGATTTGCAACCGGGCCAAAGACGGCCGCCTTCGCTGGATCGACACCAGCGTCCTTCCCGTGCTCGACGCCGACGGCGTGCCCCGCAAATACATTGCCGTCAGCACCGACATCACGCCTCAACGCCAGCTGGTCAAGCGACTCGAACTCACGCAGCACATCGCCGCCATCGGAGGCTGGGACGTGGATCTGATCGCTGGCACCGTCCGGTGGACCGACGTGACCTACGACATCCACGAGTTGGAACGCGGATCACCCATCGATCTTGATCAGGGCATCGCCTTTTACCACCCCAACGACCGGCAACGCGTCCGCGACGTCGTGGAAAACGCGATCGCGACCGGAGAATCCTGGGACTTGGAGTTGCGCATCACCACCGCCAAGGGCCACGAGAAGTGGGTGCGGGCGGTGGGTCGCGTCGAGATGAGCGGCGACAACGCCATCGCCCTGTTCGGCACCTTCCAGGATATCCACGAAACCAAGACGGCCCAGCTCGCTCTGCGCGCCAGCGAAGAACGGTTCCGCACCCTTGCCGCCGTCCTCCCCATCGGCATCTGGGAAGTCAACGCCGAGGGCGACTGCCTCTACACCAACCGGGCCTACCAGGAGAGCACGGAGCTGACCTTGGAGGAAACGCTGGGACGCGGTTACACCACGGCCGTCCATCCCGAGGATGTGGACGGACTGTTTGCAGCGTGGAATCGCTTTGTGACGGGCACCGAGAGTTTCGAACACGAGTTTCGCTTCCGCACGAAATCGGGCCAGATTCGCTGGGTGCACTCCCAGGGCACCGCGATCAAACGCGACGGCCAAACTCTCGGCTACGTTGGCGCCAATCTCGATATCACCGAAAGCCGCCAAGCCATGAACGACATGGCCGCGTCCCTGCACGAAAAAGAAATCCTGCTGCGCGAGGTGCACCACCGGGTGAAGAACAACCTGCAACTCGTCTCCAGCCTGCTGAACCTGCAGGCCGGCTACATCAGCGACCCGACCACGCTCACGGTTTTTCGGGAAAGCCAGCAACGCATCCGCTCCATGGCCCTCGTCCATGAGATGCTCTACGCCCACACCTCTCTGGCCAGCATCCAAATCGATGTTTACCTCAAGGAACTGGCGGGGTCGCTGCGCCGCAACTTTCCGGACTTTGCCGCCCGCATCCTGCCGAGTTTCAACATCGCGCCGCTACACATTCAGCCCGAAAAGGCCATTCCCCTCGGTCTCATCGTGAACGAACTCCTCACCAATGCCTTCAAACACGGCATGCGTGACGATTCCCCGCTCGAGATCTCCATCGACCTGCAACCCGATACCGCGGGCCGGGCGGTGCTGCAGTTTTCCGACAATGGCCCGGGCATGCCGGCCGATGTCGAAGTCAAAACCCCGAAGTCACTCGGACTGCGCCTCATCTCCCTGCTTTCGCGGCAGTTGCAGGCCACCGTCACCCTTCCGCAAGCTGGTCAACCCGCCCACTTCGAGTTCATTCTGCCCATCGACCCGCCCTCGACCGCCGATAAATGAACGCGCTCCCCCGAATTCTCATCGTCGAAGACGAGGCGATTCTCGCCGAGGACATGCGTGAGTCCCTCCAAAGCCAAGCCTTCGAAGTGGTCGATATCGTCGACAGCGCCGCCGACGCCTTGGACCGGGCGCTGCAACTCCGGCCCGACCTCATCATGATGGATATTCACCTGCGCGGGAACGATGACGGGGTCACCGCCGCGCAGACGATTCGCGAGCAGTTGGACGTGCCCATCGTGTTTCTCACGGCCCACAGCGACCGGGCCACCCTCGATCGGGCCAAGGCGACCAGCCCCTACGGCTACTTGATCAAACCCTTTCAGGATCAGGAACTGCGCGCCACGGTCGAGATGGCCACCTACCGCCACAAAGCCGACGCCCAACTCGGCCGCATGGAGCGCTGGCTTCGCACCACCCTCCAGAGCATCAGCGACGGCGTGGTCACGGTCGACCTCCAGCGACGGGTCACGTTCCTCAACCCCGTCGCCGAGCTGGTCCTCGGATGGAACCGGCGGGACGCCGTCGGCAAATCCTATCAGGAGGTGTTTCGGTTGAGTGATCAAGCCGGTCATCCCGTCGTCGACCCCATCCGGACCGTCATCGAAAACGGCGAAACGCTGCACTTCGATCACAGCTACATGATCGAGACCAAAGACGGCCGCCGTCGCCGCGTCGACGACAGCATCACCCCGATCCGGGACGAGCACGACGCCATCACCGGCGCCATCATCATCTTCCGCGACGCCACCGAAAAATGGGAGCTGGAACGGAAACAGCAACGAGCCGAAAAACGCATTCAGGAGGCGCAACGCATGGAAAGCCTCGGCATGCTGGCGGCGGGGGTCGCGCACGATTTCAACAACCTGATGGCCGTGGTGATTGGCAACGCCGATCTCCTGCGCCAACCCGCGGTGACCCCGTCGGACCACGAGGAATCCATTACCGAGATTCTCACCGCCGCCAAACGGGTCGCCGGGCTGTGCGCCCAAATGCTCAGCTACTCCGAAAACGACCACCAAACTCCCTTGGAGCCGTTGGATATCACCCGACTTCTCGCCGCAACCACCGGGCAGTTGAGAACCCAGCAGCCCGCGAACGTGGAAATCCACACCGCTCCATCGAGCCCTTCACTGCGGGCGTTGGGTAACCCCGGGCGGTTGCGACAGCTGTTCACCAATCTGCTGCTCAATGCCTTCGAAGCATTTCAGGACCAACCCGGCCGCATCGACATCGAGGTGGTCACCGTTACCGCGCTCCCCGGTGATCTGCGCATCACCCCGGATCAGGATTCGGTCGGCGGATGCTGGATCAAGCTCACCGTCCGCGACAACGGCTGCGGCATGGACGCCGCCACCCGGGACCACATCTTTGATCCGTTCTTCTCCACCAAGTTCGTCGGGCGCGGTCTGGGCATGTCCATCGCGTTCAATGTCGTGAAGCTCCATCACGGCGGGCTCGGCGTCACCAGCACGCCGGACGCAGGCACATGCTTTGACCTCTATCTCCCCTGCGCCAAGGACGCCCCGGCCACCGCCGAAAGTTCCCGCGCTCCGTTCGCCCGGGTGGCCGAATTTTCCGGCCGCGCCATGGTGGTGAATCACGATGCCGATGAGCGCGAATTGATCACCATGATCCTGGGCGCGATGGGCCTGGGCCCCGTGGCCGTCACCGATAAATGCCAACCGGCCCTCGACCTGATCCGTCAGGAGCCGCCGCCCGCCGTCGCCCTCTTCGATCTGGGCACGCCCGGATCGTCCGGCACCGACATCCTGCGCGACTTGCGAACGACCCACTCCTGGATCCCGGTCGTGCTGACCGGCGACGGTTACTCCCCCGCAGTTGCCGACATCATCGCCGCCGATCCTTTCACCATCTTCGTCGCCAAACCGTTCGAAGTGCCAGACCTCGCTGCCGCCATTCGCGAGTTGCTCTCCCGCACCTGAGCCTGCCGGTCGCCCCGCTCTTTTCGGTGGTCCTCAAACAGTCCGGTCCCCTGCGACATTGCGACTGGTTTCACTCCGTTTTCGCTTCGTTGCTTCGAGTGCCCCTCGACTACCCCGCATGCCCCTGCCTCGTTGTTACACTTTCCCGCGAGCTCCCGCCTTCCTGCTGTTCGCGCTTTTGATCGCTCATATCGGTCGAGCGGACAAACACGTCGCGATCCGTGCCACCGCTTCGCCGGACTACGAGGCCTCCCGCCAAACCGAGAGTGGTGCTCCGCGCGTCGAACGCTACGTGTTTCTCAAAGGTAAGTTTTTTGAGGGTGCGATCCGTGACAAATCCCTCGAAGAAACCGAGATGATCGAGGTCGCTCGCGCCTTGGCTCCCCATCTGGCGAAGCAAAACTATCTGCCCACGTCCGAGACGGCCGAAGCCGACATCGTCATCGCCGTGCACTGGGGACTCACCACGTCGCTCAAACACAACACCGACTACGTCATGCACATGATGGAGCAAGCGCGCGAGCAGCAACGCGTGGACCAAGATTTCTACCAGGCGGTCTACGTCGACGAAAACGGCGCGGATATTATCCCGACCGACTACGCCCAAAGTTTGCTTCAGCAAGGTGCCGCCGATCGCGCCGCCGCGCCAGACTACGAATGGGCGCGCATGGCATCGACGCGTTCGGAACGCGACATCAGTGAACGCCCCATTGCGACCGTGCTGGGTTTTTCCGAGGCGCTGCGTCGTGACGCCAAACGGGCCGTCGCGGGCGAAGATGCCCGCACTCTCCGTCACTATCTCAACGAGGAGCGGTATTTTGTCATCCTCATGGCCTACGACCTCAAAAGCGGGAAGGATGGCAAACCGATGGAACGCAAATGGGTCGCTCGCCTGAGTGTGGCCGCCGCCGGCATCAATTTTCCCATGGCCCTCGAACGTCTGGGCGAAACCGGCTCCGACTATTTTGGCACCGACCAACCCGAACTCAAAGTAAAGCGAGCCCCGGTGAACGACCACCGCGGCGAGGTCGAGATCGGCGACGCCATCGTCATCGAAAACCCCTGATCGTCCGACAACACGGGGTTATCGCTTCAGGGCCCGCCAGGCGTAGCGACCCACGGTCAGAGTTCCGGCCGCCACGGCTTCACCCGTGATGGCATCCGTGAGCCCATCCGGCACCACCACCGTGCCGCCTTGACCGTCGCAATTGATCGCGATCCACCACGACTCGCCGTTCGCATCACATTGCGGTGCGATCAACGTGCCCGGACTCGGCTGCCCCCATGACGCCACCCCCGCTTCCGCGGCACAGGACCGCACGAACTCGTGTAACCACTTTCCTCCTACATCGCCCTCCGGCTCGGCGGTTAGCATGACGATGCGTCCCGCCCCCCAATCACGCTCCGTCCACCACGCCAACCCCTCGGCGGGGGAATCACTGCGCAACACCCCGCGCACCCGCGTCGCCTCCGACGACGGTCGCAGAGCCATTCCCCACCCCGCCAGCGGGATCTCCCGCGCGGAATCAACAATGCCCTTGGTCCCGCTGCCGGTCAGGGGCCACGCGTAAACCATCTCCACCCCGGCAAGACGCTCCAACCGCGCCCCCAAGCCCGCATCGGTTGGCACATTGTGCTCCGCCGTCCGCGTGCCCGTCAGCGGACCGCACACCCAGGTGCCACCCGCCCGCACCCAGGCTTCCACGCGATCGAGAAACACTTCGTCCACGCACGCCATCGCGGGCGTGAACAGCACCTTCAACCCATCGAGCGCAGCCCCCTCGAAACGCACGTCGCGCGGCAACCCCGCATCGCACAGCCGCCGGTGCCACGCTTTGAGCGTCGCCAGATAATCCACCGCATGTCGCTCACGATCGGCCCCCAACGGTTCGACGTCCAGCATCACGCGGCCGCGGTCGCTCCACGTCAGCGCCACCTCCGCCGGGGCCGGGCAACTGTTCGCCAACAGCGGTTCCAACGCTCGCCGCGCGGACTCGACCGCCTGCACTTCGGCGTGACCGATGCTCGGCTTAAACCACGCACTCATCACCGCACTGTGCGGCATCTCACAACCCCCGCGTTGCTGACGCCACAGCCAGTAACACATCGTGCGTGCCCCGAGCGCGAAGGACACCACCGCTTCCGCCGCCAAAAATCCCTTGGGGTGGGACGTCTCGTGGGCCCCGAACCAGCCATTGTGGGCCACGCTCGTTTCCATCACCCAGTGCGCCCGATTTGGTTTGGCGGCCCGAAACAGATCGTGATCGAACACCCCGTCGCTCCAATTCGCCGCCGACGGGTAATCGTCGAACGACACAAAATCCAACCCCGTGCTCATGCGCTCCAGATTGACCGCAAACCCCACGCCAAAGTTGTGCGTGATCGGTTGCTCGGTGTGCCGCCGCAGGATCGCCGCCTGCTCATCCATGAACGCCGCCACGCGTTCCCGCGCAAACATCCGCCACGCCGTGCTCAACGACGCGTGGTGCAGAAACGGCGTCGACACCGGGGCGGGCACTTGGTCGAAACGTTGATACGTCTCGCTCCATACATCCGTGCCCCACGCCGCGTTGAGCTCATCGATCGAGCCGTAACGCTCGGCCAGCCACCCGTGCCACGCCGCGATCGCGTGCGGATTAAAATCCTCCGCCACGTGACACTTGAACTCGTTGTCGATCTGCCATCCCACAATCGCCGGATGCCGCCCCAGCTCCGCCCCACACGCCTCGACGATGCGGTGGCAGGCCGCCCGCACGTCGGGGTTTTCAAAGGAGGCATGTTGCCGACTGCCATGACTCATCACCACGCCGGCCGCGTCCGTAAAACACCGCTCCGGATGCCCGTGCGTCAGCCAAATCGGCGGCGTCGGCGTCGGCGTGCACCACACCACGGCGATGCCGGCGGCGTGCAACCGATCCAGCACGCCCTTGAAATACTCGAGTGAAATCTCGCCCTCATTCGGTTCGATCACCGACCACGCAAACTCCCCCATCCGCACCAGGTTGATCCCGAGCCGCTGCATCTCCGCGATATCGCGTTCGAGATCTCCGGCGGGCCAGAGCTCAGGGTAATAACAAACACCGTGGTAAAGAGGGGTCGCAGGCATGGGAGGTAAAATCCGACCCCATTCCTTCACGGGCAGCCACTCAATTCCCGCCCGCACCGACTGTCCGATTTCCGCCCCCATCAGGTCCGGTCGCACATCCCTTCCGGAAACCACGTCATCACGACTCATTCAACCGCCTGAGTGGCGATCGGATCGCGACTCATCGGCATCGCGATCGTGGTGGGAGCACATCCTGGCGGCGTCCCTCGGCTGCACCGCCGACGCCCCGGGTCTTCCCTCCCCCAAATGATCATATGAAACCACCCCGCTCATTACGTCACTTCACCCGACTGCTTCTCCTTTTCGCATCGGGCTTTTTTACGTCCGCCGGCTTTGCCGCCGACATCACCCTCACCGCCGCCATGCTCAATGACTACCACCTCGGTGGGGGCATCGTGGACTTCGCCGACGCCACCATCGGCTACCCGCCCAACGACGTGCCCAACAATCTCGCCCCCGGCGACACCATCTACATCGAGGCCCACACCCGGAAATTCATCCGCATCAAAAATCTCACCCAAGGCACCGCGGCCAACCCCATCACGATTACCAACACCGGTGGACAATTCATTCTCGAAGCCCCCAGCCCCACCGACGCCACCTCCAAGGGCATCGGATTGTTGGGCGTCCAGCACGTGATCCTCAAGGGCACCCCCGACCCCGGCAACTACGACTACGGCATTAAAATCGCCAGCACCAAGAACGGCGCCACCGGCATCAAGATCGGTCACAACGGCCAGACCGGCGAAGACTTTGTGGGCTCCTTCGATGTCGAGGTCACGGGCATCGAAATCGGCAACACCGGCTTTGCCGGCATCCAAGCCAAGTGCGAAATCGCCGCCGCTGATCTGCCCGAGGAAGGCTACATCATGGAGGACATCCACATCCACCACAACTACATCCACGATGTTCACGGCGAGGGTCTCTACATTGGTTGGACGTCCTCGGGGCACCACGACATGGGCAACGTCACCATCAACGACAATCTCATCGTCAACGCCGGCTGGGACGGCATTCAGCTCACCACCTGCCGCGAAGGGGGCCTGATCTACAACAACATCATCCTCGGTTACGGCGTGAACAGCTACACCGCCGAGGAAAACAACATCCCCTACTATTGGCAAAACAGCGGCATCGGGGTCAGCGGTTCCACCCTGGATATTCACCACAACTGGGTGCAGGCCGTCAGCGAGTATGCCGGGGCCGCCGTCAGCGTCTCCACCTACGGCGACACCACCGTGACCAACAACGTGCTCATCGGCGGCGACTTCAGCTCCGATCCGGCCGAGGACGGCATCTACATCTCCGAGGGCTCGACGCCGCCAATGGGCGCGACCATCACTATCGCCAACAACACCGTGATCGAACCCGAGCGCGACGGTATTCATATCACCAATACCGTTAGCCTGCCGGTGGCGTTTACCAACAACATCGTGGCCCATCCCATCACCGGCGGCTACGCCGTGGACAACACCGGCACCGCCCTCACCGCCACCACCAACCTCTACACCGCCACCGTTGCCGCCGCCGGATTCGTCGACGCGAGCTCCGACGACTATCATCTCGCCAGCGGTTCGGCCGCCATTGATACCGGCACCGACACGTCGGCCGCCGGCGTCACCGACGACTTCGACACCTTGCCCCGGCCCGAGGGCGCGGCCTACGACATCGGGGCGTTTGAACGCGAAGCGGACATCACCCTGACCATCATCACGCCCGACGCTTGGGGCACGGCCTCCGGCAGCGGCTTCTGCTCCGCCGCAACGGCCTTCAACGAACAACCCACCTGGGACGCCGCCAACCTCATCCCGGTGGGCGACGCCGCCAGCCCGCATGCCGGCACCAAGACCGCCTATACCAACCGCCACTGGTATATGGATTTCGGGGCCGACTACGCCAACGTGCGCATCGTGGCCATGTGGACCCGCTACCGCCCCTCCAGCCCCGGCAGCTTCAGTGGCTTCGACGGCATGTGGTGGGACAATGACAACGACAACGTCAACGACGGCACCACCGCCACCGGCATGAACTTCGGCACCGCCCAGGACATGCCCAGCACCAGCGAGCAATTGTGGGTGCAGGACGCCGATTTTTCCGGCGCCCCGATCACCCCACCCAGTCGCTACCTCCTGGTCAGCACGGGATCGACACCCACTGATCGCGGCAACGAGTTCGCCTTTGTCGGCTACATCGTGCCCTGACATTGCCCCGACTCCCTGCGGCGGCGATCGCGGCTCCTGAGGCCCGATCGCCGCTGGCCGTTTTACTCCCGCCGCCCCCATGCCCGCCTTCGATCTCCCGCTCGATCAACTTCGCACCTACCGAGGCGCTTCGCCGCGGCCGGCCGACTTCGACGCCTACTGGGAGGCGGGGCTGCGGGAGCTCGATCACACCGACCCCGATCCGGTGCTCGTGCCCAATTCCACCATCACGACACCTCAAACCGAATGCTTCGACCTGTGGTTCACCGGGGTCGGCGGCGCCCGCATCCACGCCCAGTTCGTGCGGCCGCGACGATCCGATGTGACCACCGCCAACCCCGGTCCGGCCGTCTTGCTGTTTCACGGCTACTCCGCTGCCTGCGGCGACTGGAGTTCACTGCTGGGATTTGCCGGGGCGGGTCTCGCCATCGCCATGCTCGACTGCCGGGGCCAGGGCGGCGCGTCGGAAGACGTGGGCGGCGTCAAAGGCATGACCTTGCGCGGCCATTTCGTGCGTGGATTGGCCGACCCCGACCCGACCAAACTGCTCTTTCGTGCCATCTATTTGGATACCGTGCAACTGGCCCGGGTAGTGATGGCGCAACCCGAAATCGACGCCGCTCGCGTCGGTGCCTTCGGCGGTTCCCAGGGCGGCGCACTCACCCTGGCCTGCGCCGCCCTCGAACCACGGCTTAAACGCATCGCGCCTGCGTTTCCCTTTCTGAGCGACTTCCGTCGGGTCTGGGCCATGGATCTGGCGGAAAATGCCTACGAGGAACTGCGCTACTTCCTGCGAATCAACGACCCCTGTCACGA is from Synoicihabitans lomoniglobus and encodes:
- a CDS encoding response regulator, which translates into the protein MNALPRILIVEDEAILAEDMRESLQSQAFEVVDIVDSAADALDRALQLRPDLIMMDIHLRGNDDGVTAAQTIREQLDVPIVFLTAHSDRATLDRAKATSPYGYLIKPFQDQELRATVEMATYRHKADAQLGRMERWLRTTLQSISDGVVTVDLQRRVTFLNPVAELVLGWNRRDAVGKSYQEVFRLSDQAGHPVVDPIRTVIENGETLHFDHSYMIETKDGRRRRVDDSITPIRDEHDAITGAIIIFRDATEKWELERKQQRAEKRIQEAQRMESLGMLAAGVAHDFNNLMAVVIGNADLLRQPAVTPSDHEESITEILTAAKRVAGLCAQMLSYSENDHQTPLEPLDITRLLAATTGQLRTQQPANVEIHTAPSSPSLRALGNPGRLRQLFTNLLLNAFEAFQDQPGRIDIEVVTVTALPGDLRITPDQDSVGGCWIKLTVRDNGCGMDAATRDHIFDPFFSTKFVGRGLGMSIAFNVVKLHHGGLGVTSTPDAGTCFDLYLPCAKDAPATAESSRAPFARVAEFSGRAMVVNHDADERELITMILGAMGLGPVAVTDKCQPALDLIRQEPPPAVALFDLGTPGSSGTDILRDLRTTHSWIPVVLTGDGYSPAVADIIAADPFTIFVAKPFEVPDLAAAIRELLSRT
- a CDS encoding beta-galactosidase — translated: MPATPLYHGVCYYPELWPAGDLERDIAEMQRLGINLVRMGEFAWSVIEPNEGEISLEYFKGVLDRLHAAGIAVVWCTPTPTPPIWLTHGHPERCFTDAAGVVMSHGSRQHASFENPDVRAACHRIVEACGAELGRHPAIVGWQIDNEFKCHVAEDFNPHAIAAWHGWLAERYGSIDELNAAWGTDVWSETYQRFDQVPAPVSTPFLHHASLSTAWRMFARERVAAFMDEQAAILRRHTEQPITHNFGVGFAVNLERMSTGLDFVSFDDYPSAANWSDGVFDHDLFRAAKPNRAHWVMETSVAHNGWFGAHETSHPKGFLAAEAVVSFALGARTMCYWLWRQQRGGCEMPHSAVMSAWFKPSIGHAEVQAVESARRALEPLLANSCPAPAEVALTWSDRGRVMLDVEPLGADRERHAVDYLATLKAWHRRLCDAGLPRDVRFEGAALDGLKVLFTPAMACVDEVFLDRVEAWVRAGGTWVCGPLTGTRTAEHNVPTDAGLGARLERLAGVEMVYAWPLTGSGTKGIVDSAREIPLAGWGMALRPSSEATRVRGVLRSDSPAEGLAWWTERDWGAGRIVMLTAEPEGDVGGKWLHEFVRSCAAEAGVASWGQPSPGTLIAPQCDANGESWWIAINCDGQGGTVVVPDGLTDAITGEAVAAGTLTVGRYAWRALKR
- a CDS encoding right-handed parallel beta-helix repeat-containing protein, giving the protein MKPPRSLRHFTRLLLLFASGFFTSAGFAADITLTAAMLNDYHLGGGIVDFADATIGYPPNDVPNNLAPGDTIYIEAHTRKFIRIKNLTQGTAANPITITNTGGQFILEAPSPTDATSKGIGLLGVQHVILKGTPDPGNYDYGIKIASTKNGATGIKIGHNGQTGEDFVGSFDVEVTGIEIGNTGFAGIQAKCEIAAADLPEEGYIMEDIHIHHNYIHDVHGEGLYIGWTSSGHHDMGNVTINDNLIVNAGWDGIQLTTCREGGLIYNNIILGYGVNSYTAEENNIPYYWQNSGIGVSGSTLDIHHNWVQAVSEYAGAAVSVSTYGDTTVTNNVLIGGDFSSDPAEDGIYISEGSTPPMGATITIANNTVIEPERDGIHITNTVSLPVAFTNNIVAHPITGGYAVDNTGTALTATTNLYTATVAAAGFVDASSDDYHLASGSAAIDTGTDTSAAGVTDDFDTLPRPEGAAYDIGAFEREADITLTIITPDAWGTASGSGFCSAATAFNEQPTWDAANLIPVGDAASPHAGTKTAYTNRHWYMDFGADYANVRIVAMWTRYRPSSPGSFSGFDGMWWDNDNDNVNDGTTATGMNFGTAQDMPSTSEQLWVQDADFSGAPITPPSRYLLVSTGSTPTDRGNEFAFVGYIVP